Proteins co-encoded in one Arthrobacter globiformis genomic window:
- a CDS encoding GntR family transcriptional regulator → MSPVASVSRRDGVVNEIRRAVVLGTIKPGEKLTEVQLSEWLNVSRPTVREALNQMAQEGLLVQEPYRGLRVATLDTTSIMDLANTRMALDMLAVTAIIEDETGRRLRMVEESWAEYSRVEMDPDPVVRHESHVAFHRKLWAASENALLLRLWPVTEAHVTIILAQDQATRADPVRAHRVHEKLVKAIRTKDLEVIRKAFTEHTIDSAKELIALLDKQRVDAPQPDKKK, encoded by the coding sequence ATGTCGCCCGTGGCCTCCGTTTCCCGCCGGGACGGCGTGGTCAACGAAATCCGCCGCGCGGTGGTGCTGGGCACCATCAAACCGGGTGAAAAACTGACCGAAGTCCAGCTGTCCGAATGGCTCAATGTCAGCAGGCCCACGGTCCGCGAGGCGCTGAACCAGATGGCGCAGGAAGGCCTTCTGGTGCAGGAGCCCTACCGCGGGCTCCGCGTGGCCACCCTGGATACGACGTCCATCATGGACTTGGCAAACACCCGCATGGCGCTGGACATGCTCGCGGTCACCGCGATCATTGAAGACGAAACCGGGCGCCGCCTGCGCATGGTCGAGGAAAGCTGGGCCGAATACAGCCGCGTGGAGATGGACCCGGACCCGGTAGTGCGGCATGAAAGCCACGTGGCCTTCCACCGCAAGCTCTGGGCCGCGTCCGAGAACGCGCTGCTGCTCCGCCTATGGCCCGTCACCGAAGCCCACGTCACCATCATCCTTGCCCAGGACCAGGCAACCCGCGCAGACCCCGTCCGCGCCCACCGCGTGCACGAGAAGCTCGTCAAAGCCATTCGGACCAAAGACCTTGAGGTCATCAGGAAAGCCTTCACCGAACACACGATCGACAGCGCGAAGGAACTCATCGCGCTGCTGGACAAACAACGTGTGGACGCACCCCAGCCGGATAAAAAGAAGTAG
- a CDS encoding CoA-acylating methylmalonate-semialdehyde dehydrogenase translates to MSENQELPVLSHWIGGEEALSSGDRTAPVFDPARGTETKRVALANAGDIEAAISSAQKAFPAWRGLSITKRQQIIFRFRELLNERKGELAQIITAEHGKVVSDALGEITRGLEVVELATGFPHLIKGEHSENVSSGVDVYSTKSPLGVVGIISPFNFPAMVPLWFLPIAIAAGNAVVLKPSEKDPSAANWLAELFTEAGLPNGVFNVLHGDKEAVDGLLEHPDVKAISFVGSTPIAQYIYETAARNGKRVQALGGAKNHMLVLPDADLDLTADAAINAGFGSAGERCMAISVVVAVEPAADELIEKITSRMATLRIGDGRRNCDMGPLVTRQHRDKVASYIDVAIEDGAKVVVDGRGINVDGDENGFWLGPTLIDDVPVTSRVYTEEIFGPVLAVVRVRSYEEGLDLINSGAFGNGTAIFTNDGGAARRFQNEVEVGMVGINVPIPVPVAYYSFGGFKDSIFGSSKAYGLQGFQFFTREKAITSRWLDPSHGGINLGFPQN, encoded by the coding sequence GTGTCAGAAAACCAGGAACTTCCCGTACTGTCCCACTGGATCGGGGGAGAAGAAGCACTCTCCTCCGGTGACCGCACCGCGCCGGTCTTCGACCCCGCCCGCGGCACCGAGACCAAGCGGGTGGCCCTGGCCAACGCCGGCGACATCGAGGCCGCCATCTCATCCGCACAGAAGGCCTTCCCGGCCTGGCGCGGCCTGTCCATCACCAAGCGCCAGCAGATCATCTTCCGCTTCCGCGAACTGCTGAACGAGCGCAAGGGCGAACTGGCCCAGATCATCACGGCCGAGCACGGCAAGGTCGTCTCCGACGCGCTGGGCGAAATCACCCGCGGCCTGGAGGTCGTGGAACTGGCCACCGGCTTCCCGCACCTGATCAAGGGCGAGCACTCCGAGAACGTCTCCAGCGGCGTGGACGTCTACTCCACCAAGTCACCCCTCGGCGTCGTGGGCATCATCAGCCCGTTCAACTTCCCCGCGATGGTGCCGCTGTGGTTCCTGCCGATCGCCATCGCAGCCGGCAACGCCGTGGTCCTGAAGCCCAGCGAAAAGGACCCGTCGGCGGCCAACTGGCTCGCCGAGCTGTTCACCGAAGCGGGGCTGCCGAACGGCGTTTTCAACGTCCTGCACGGCGACAAGGAAGCCGTCGATGGCCTCCTGGAGCACCCTGACGTGAAGGCCATCTCCTTCGTCGGGTCCACCCCGATCGCCCAGTACATCTACGAGACCGCCGCACGCAACGGCAAGCGCGTCCAGGCTCTCGGCGGCGCCAAGAACCACATGCTGGTCCTGCCCGACGCCGACCTCGACCTGACAGCCGACGCCGCCATCAACGCCGGCTTCGGTTCCGCCGGTGAACGCTGCATGGCCATCAGTGTCGTGGTCGCCGTCGAGCCCGCCGCCGACGAACTGATCGAAAAGATCACCTCCCGCATGGCCACGCTGCGGATCGGCGACGGCCGCCGCAACTGCGATATGGGCCCCCTGGTCACCCGCCAGCACCGCGACAAGGTGGCCTCCTACATCGATGTCGCCATCGAGGATGGCGCCAAGGTGGTGGTGGACGGCCGCGGCATCAACGTTGACGGCGACGAGAACGGTTTCTGGCTCGGCCCCACCCTGATCGACGACGTCCCGGTCACCTCCCGCGTCTACACGGAAGAGATCTTCGGCCCCGTCCTGGCCGTGGTCCGCGTCCGCAGCTACGAGGAGGGCCTGGATCTGATCAACTCCGGTGCCTTCGGCAACGGCACGGCGATTTTCACCAACGACGGCGGCGCAGCCCGCCGCTTCCAGAACGAGGTCGAAGTGGGCATGGTGGGCATCAACGTGCCCATCCCCGTGCCCGTGGCCTACTACTCCTTCGGCGGCTTCAAGGACTCGATCTTCGGCAGCTCCAAGGCGTACGGCCTGCAGGGCTTCCAGTTCTTCACCCGCGAAAAGGCCATCACCTCCCGCTGGCTCGACCCCAGCCACGGCGGCATCAACCTCGGCTTCCCGCAGAACTAA